The bacterium sequence AGATCAGTTTGGAAGACATATTCTATGACAGGACCGGCCTGGCCTTCCTGGACTTTGCTGATCGCGGCCTTGTCATGAGTTACTGGGATGCCATCGATGAACTCAATGATGTCTGCTGCCATGCCGGCCCTGAGGCGGTTCCAGTGCTGATCAAGCTATCGAAGGACGGTAATCCCATCGTGCGCAAATGGGCTGACTATGCGCTGGGCAAGATCAGCCGCGAAACTCCCAAGTCCATCTATACACCTGTTTGTCTGTGACTGATCTCGATGACGATAATGACAAGGCGTGCGCGGCAGACTTCGTATATGATGCGATAGGGCCCGACGCGCCCAACGAAGTTTCCCAGACGCAACTCGACGAACTGGGGCTGGCCCTCAAGAAATAACGCTCTTACTTTCACGAAGGCGTAAGCAGGAAGCCGGCCTTCTTGCACAGAAACGCTGCACCCTTTACACGTCCATACTTCTGCCATATGGACCGAGGCGGAAAGGGGGCACTATGGCAAAGAAAATCGTGGCGATCGAGGGGAGCTACAGGAGGGGATGCATAACCGAGCAGATGGTGGACGCGATCCTCGCTGCGGCTGCAAAGCGCGGGGCAGAGACGGAAAAGATCGTGCTGCTAGATAAGAGGATCGAGTTCTGCAAGAACTGCCGCACGTGCACGCAGGATAAAAACGACATCAAGCGCGGCAGGTGCGTGATCCAGGACGACATGCAGGGGATACTCGACAGCATCGACGCTGCGGACGCCATCGTGCTCGCCGCGCCCGTCAACTTCAGCAACACCACAGCCATCATGAAGCGCTTCATCGAGCGCCTGATCTGCTACACATACTGGCCCTGGGGCAAGATGATACCCGTCAACCGCACGAAGGACAGCGGGAAGAAGGCGCTGCTCTTCACCTCCAGCGGCGCGCCCGCGATCATCAACCGCATCATCATGCCGGCCCCTCTCAAGGCGCTGAAGATCGCATCCGACGTGATGGGCGTGCGAAACAAGAAGACCATCTACATGGGCCGCGCAGGCGAGGTGCAGGGCCAGACGCTCACCGCAGGTCAGCTCAAAGACGCCGCCTTCTCCGCCGCATGGTTGCTCGATTGAATTTTACGATACGTATTCCAGCGCACGACGCTTGTGTTCCTTTAGGGCCTTGATGATGTCCTGCTGGATGATGTGGTACGCTTCGAGCGACATTTTATCGTTGTGCCTGGCCTCCCAGATCAGCTTCT is a genomic window containing:
- a CDS encoding flavodoxin family protein; translated protein: MAKKIVAIEGSYRRGCITEQMVDAILAAAAKRGAETEKIVLLDKRIEFCKNCRTCTQDKNDIKRGRCVIQDDMQGILDSIDAADAIVLAAPVNFSNTTAIMKRFIERLICYTYWPWGKMIPVNRTKDSGKKALLFTSSGAPAIINRIIMPAPLKALKIASDVMGVRNKKTIYMGRAGEVQGQTLTAGQLKDAAFSAAWLLD